In a single window of the Lagenorhynchus albirostris chromosome 19, mLagAlb1.1, whole genome shotgun sequence genome:
- the LOC132509366 gene encoding zinc finger protein 772-like: MAAALLTDPVQGKVNFEDVFVYFSQEEWGLLDEAQRLLYREVMLENFALMASLGCSHGMEEEEIHFEQSVSVKGVSQVTIPKTIPSSQKAHPCETCGPILKDVLYLAEHQETHPGQKPYMCVACGKQLCFSANLHHQKQHSGEKHCRRDEGRAFLVNSCSVQSLDMPFTTGEGCKDFPTSSSIFQHHAPLSKWKPQSNTKCAEAFHSGQRHYKCNECGKAFSRKDSLVQHQRVHTGERPYECSECGKTFSRKPILAQHQRIHTGEMPYECGICGKVFNHSSNLIVHQRVHTGARPYKCSECGKAYSHKSTLVQHESIHTGERPYECSECGKYFGHKYRLIKHWSVHTGTRPYECIACGKFFSQSSDLIAHQRVHNGEKPYVCSECGKAFSHKHVLVQHHRIHTGERPYKCSECGKVFRQRASLIRHWKVHAGERP, from the exons GGGAAAGTGAACTTTGAGGACGTGTTCGTGTACTTCTCCCAGGAGGAGTGGGGGCTCCTTGATGAGGCTCAGAGGCTCCTGTACCGCGAAGTGATGCTGGAGAACTTTGCCCTTATGGCCTCACTGG GTTGTTCGCATggaatggaggaggaggagatacATTTTGAGCAGAGCGTTTCTGTAAAAGGAGTGTCACAGGTCACGATTCCTAAGACGATTCCGTCTTCCCAGAAGGCCCACCCCTGTGAGACATGTGGCCCGATCTTGAAAGATGTTTTGTACTTGGCTGAGCACCAGGAAACACACCCTGGGCAAAAACCATACatgtgtgtggcatgtgggaaacAACTCTGTTTCAGTGCAAACCTTCACCACCAGAAGCAGCACAGTGGAGAGAAACACTGCAGAAGGGATGAGGGTAGGGCCTTTCTTGTGAACAGCTGCTCTGTCCAATCATTGGACATGCCCTTTACCACAGGGGAGGGTTGTAAGGACTTCCCAACTAGCTCAAGCATATTCCAGCACCATGCTCCTCTTAGTAAGTGGAAGCCACAAAGTAACACCAAGTGTGCAGAGGCCTTTCACAGTGGACAAAGGCATTACAAGtgcaatgaatgtgggaaagccttcagccGCAAAGACTCACTTGTTCAGCACCAGAGAgtccacactggagaaaggccttatgagtgcagtgagTGTGGGAAAACCTTCAGCCGCAAACCCATACTTGCGCAGCACCAGAGGATCCACACTGGAGAAATGCCTTACGAGTGTGGCATATGTGGGAAAGTTTTTAACCATAGCTCTAACCTTATTGTACACCAGAGAGTCCATACTGGAGCAAGGCCTTAcaaatgcagtgaatgtgggaaagcctacaGTCACAAATCCACACTTGTTCAGCATGAGAGTATCCatactggagaaaggccttatgagtgcagcgAATGTGGGAAATACTTTGGTCACAAATACAGACTCATTAAGCACTGGAGTGTTCATACTGGGacaaggccttatgagtgcattGCATGTGGGAAGTTCTTCAGCCAAAGTTCCGACCTTATTGCACACCAGAGAGTTCACAATGGCGAAAAGCCATATGTGTGCAGTGAGTGTGGAAAAGCCTTTAGCCACAAACATGTGCTTGTTCAGCACCATAGAATCCACACTGGAGAAAGACCGTATAAGTGCAGTGAGTGTGGAAAGGTCTTCAGGCAAAGAGCTTCCCTCATCAGACATTGGAAAGTTCATGCTGGAGAAAGGCCTTAG